The genomic stretch TGAGCGAGTAGTTCACCATGTCTAGGCTGAGAGTTAGCAATGTAGTCAACAAGTGTCCATGAAACTTACTCTCGCTGGCCATGACGACAGATGAGTGTCCAGTCGCAGTATTTGGCCCGAATATCATCATGAAGTTTGGGAAACCGTCGACGGCAGTACCTTGGTACGCCTGGGCGCCTCCTCGTTCTTCCATGACTTGTACTAGGTCCTTGCCTCCTTTGCCAATGACCTTGAGCGGGTGTAGCCAACGCGTAGTGTCGAAGCCGTTTGCCAAGACGATGATATCAGCTGGAATCTCCCTCTCGGGATGCTCATCCTCTTTCACGCTACGCGGGTACGTTACACCAGGTCCAATGACAACACCGTCTTCAGTGATCCGATTCAGCGGTTGGGTGGTCAACTCTATCTTTGGGTTGTTCAGACTCTGTAGCCATCTCTTGTCGTAGATGCGTCGTTTACATCCTACACCGTAATCTGGCGTCATCATCTCCCAGTACTTTTCCGGCACATTTTTTCGCATGTGCTCAAGCGTCTTCTCTTCGTATTCTTTCCTTCCCTCCTCAGCATACGGTGTGTTGGGAAAGAGCTTGAGAAATCCGGCTTCTGCACCAGCAAAAATAGTGAATCGAAGGAGCTCTTTTAACCCGGGTATGTATTTCATGAGTCTTGGCCCGTTCTTCTCCCACCACTCATCGCCACCGGGGGCTGGGAAGGCAGGTACAACCCATGGGGGTGATCTCATCAACTGAGTGACAGATTTGGCATTGTAAGGGGCATTGGGAAGGCGTGGGACGAGCTGCGCGGAACTGCATCCTGTCCCTACCACCACCACATTCTTGTCCGTAAATTCGATCATATCATCCCACCGAGCCGAGTGAAACATTTTGCCCTTGAAGTTCTCGATGCCTTTGATCTCGTCCGGCCAGCCTTTGGGCTCGACCAGGCCGCCTACACAGCTGAGCACAACTTTTGCTTTTACAACTTCCGTCTCGGAGTATACCGCGTATTCGCCCCTTTCTTGTGCAATCTTGATACGCTCCTTGGAGGAGAGGTCGCCCATGCCGGCGATCAAACGGCGGAGTGTAACTTCCCATAGTTGCTCATCTTCGAGCCATTTGCAGCATTCAATGTCGGTATTGAGCTCGATCTTGTCGGTAATCTTGTATTTGTCGCAGACTTGGTGATAGTAGCGTACGATTTCTTTGCCGGGTGGGTGAAACGAGGTCCAGTTGGGGTTTTGCGCGAAGGAGAAAGAGTAGAATACTGCAGGTACATCACTATGTACGTAGAATTTAGCTTTGATTTCTGGAAATAGATAGCTTGTGATAGAAATGGGTCACATTGTTTGAAAATATGGATGCTTGGAGTTTTGTTCGGTATAGGGGATTCTGAGGCCATACCACGCAACACCTGGGTATCTATTGATCCACCAAGTTCCTCCGATTCCAGCTTGACGGTCGAATATACGAAACTGGTCAAAGCCCAGCTGCTGTTTCAGCTGACATGCCATGGCAATCCCAGATGCTCCAGCCCCAACAATGATGACGGGGTAGTACGTGTATGCATCTTTCTCATAGCCGTTGACTCTTCGTATCGTTTCTTTAATCATGTTGGCGTCTCCAATACAAAAAAGAGCGGTGTAGATGAATATTCACGTCAAATAACTAGTGTGTTGGCAAATACAGGAGGAAATGTGCGCAATGAATTTGCTTGTAGCTGAACTTTAGCACGGCTGAACCAACCCCGGGCTTGGTCGCGTGTAACGTGGGGCGGTACAGCGCAACCGATGGCAAGTGGCGACCTGGAAATGTGCCTCGGTACAGATGTCGACTTGTTAGGGACATGGCAACAACGGTCAGGTGTCTGTCGTGAACAAGATTGGTGGCTGCACAACCTGGTTTGCTAGATTAAGTTACCGTCACCTGGGCGAAGGCTCCCGTGCCGTTCTTGCCCGGGGCTCCATCTGCTGGGAAAGTATATGAGTAGTACATCCACGGGTAAGCCATCACAGTGGTAATGAATACGTGTGTTCCCAAGTAAATTGTGGGGGAAGTTTGAAGTTTGGAGATGAGATGTTAGATGTATTTGGCCGACTTGATGTAATTGCGCCGTAAGGCCGAGACGTACATACATAGAATCACGGCTACCCAGCTAACATTACGCCCCGTTCGTAGATATGATAGTTGCTAGAACTAGCGCAATCTTTTCCATCGCTGTGAAGATGACGGTAGCTTGCACTACTTGTTGGAGCGGCCCGTTgtgtagtagtagtagtagtagtagtagtagtagtagtagtagtagtagtagtagtagtagtagtagtagtaggACGCAGTGCTCTCACGTGGGCACGCGGAGGGCACGGACCCGACCGCTATTCGTTCGCGAAGCTTGACCTCATCGACGCAAGATTGAACAGAGCCTCAATGATTTCCTCGGTACCAACGATTCACCCCAGGGCTCTGTAGAAAAACTGTGCCGCTCTTTGACCATCATGTTCTTCTCGCGAAGAATTTAAACATCTGCATTGTCCCCCAGCAAGGACGTAATTCGACACCATGAACACTATCGATGGTTCCGACCGTCACGTCAATACAGAAGAGGGTATCTTCTCACAAAGTCCCAGCTAGGATGATTGCGACTAAAACTTCATAGTTCCCCCGCCGTCTTTACTAGCCATCGTCCTCGATACCAATCCACATGCGTGGGCGCATCTTTCATCGACTCTCTCACTCTCGGCCGCCCTTGCGAAtatcctcgtcttcatcaaCGCACACCTGGCTTCGGGCAACGCAAATGAAGTCGCCGTCATAGCCTCGCACTCACACAAGACTGCCTTCCTCTATCCAACACCCTCGAGCCCGCAGCCTCAATCGCGACATGGCACCAATGGAGCTACGAACGACAAGGTACACGACATGGCAGAGAGTGCAAACAAATACCGTCCATTTGCTGTAGTAGAGAGCGCCATTCTGCGCAACTT from Pyrenophora tritici-repentis strain M4 chromosome 1, whole genome shotgun sequence encodes the following:
- a CDS encoding Pyr-redox-3 multi-domain protein; its protein translation is MIKETIRRVNGYEKDAYTYYPVIIVGAGASGIAMACQLKQQLGFDQFRIFDRQAGIGGTWWINRYPGVACDVPAVFYSFSFAQNPNWTSFHPPGKEIVRYYHQVCDKYKITDKIELNTDIECCKWLEDEQLWEVTLRRLIAGMGDLSSKERIKIAQERGEYAVYSETEVVKAKVVLSCVGGLVEPKGWPDEIKGIENFKGKMFHSARWDDMIEFTDKNVVVVGTGCSSAQLVPRLPNAPYNAKSVTQLMRSPPWVVPAFPAPGGDEWWEKNGPRLMKYIPGLKELLRFTIFAGAEAGFLKLFPNTPYAEEGRKEYEEKTLEHMRKNVPEKYWEMMTPDYGVGCKRRIYDKRWLQSLNNPKIELTTQPLNRITEDGVVIGPGVTYPRSVKEDEHPEREIPADIIVLANGFDTTRWLHPLKVIGKGGKDLVQVMEERGGAQAYQGTAVDGFPNFMMIFGPNTATGHSSVVMASENMVNYSLNFIRLILNDEARTVDVKHSAEVAYTAEMQRALKNTVWQSGCSSWYYTADGWNSTVYPYTQVDFWRRCTFPKWDDWNIEFTSRGIAKTRMRRAVRGLALVLAIGGMWRLKRSGLGLEDAKEWLKGVVRGSWAILMHLWAAYRKALSFQGSN